From Actinoplanes oblitus, a single genomic window includes:
- a CDS encoding alpha,alpha-trehalose-phosphate synthase (UDP-forming): protein MAQRSSFVVVANRLPVDEVTLPSGERQWRPSPGGLVTALHPVLVEHRGTWIGWAGGDGPAPDPFDLEGIHIHPVPLSADELERYYEGQSNATIWPLYHDAVETPAYKRRWRDSYRAVNQRFAEAAADVAAEGATVWVQDYQLQLVPAMLREMRPDLRIGFFLHIPFPPIELFMQMPFRAEILRGLLGADLVGFQQRLAAQNFVRLARHLLGLRYEGQSIQVDGRKVKAGAFPISIDTKEMERLAADPSVQARAKQIRAELGDPKTVILGVDRLDYTKGIELRLKAFRELLADGKLSVGDAVMVQVATPSRERVEHYQTLRVKVEREVGRINGEFGKVGTPAVHYLHQSVSKQELAAMYAAADVMMVTPLRDGMNLVAKEYIACRGDTGGALILSEFAGAATELRQSFLCNPHDPDGVKDALLRAINAEPAELKRRMRVMQRHLRTHDVARWARTFLDELGVDDTEKPADA from the coding sequence GTGGCCCAACGAAGTTCCTTCGTCGTCGTCGCCAACCGTTTGCCCGTGGACGAGGTAACCCTCCCGAGCGGGGAACGCCAGTGGCGGCCCAGCCCGGGCGGCCTGGTCACAGCACTGCACCCGGTGCTCGTCGAGCACCGTGGCACGTGGATCGGCTGGGCCGGCGGGGACGGACCCGCCCCCGACCCGTTCGACCTCGAAGGCATCCACATCCATCCGGTGCCGTTGAGCGCCGACGAGCTCGAGCGCTATTACGAGGGCCAGTCGAACGCGACGATCTGGCCGCTCTACCACGATGCCGTCGAGACGCCCGCCTACAAGCGCCGCTGGCGGGACTCGTATCGCGCGGTCAACCAGCGGTTCGCCGAGGCAGCGGCGGACGTCGCGGCCGAGGGCGCCACCGTCTGGGTGCAGGACTACCAGCTCCAGCTGGTACCCGCGATGCTCCGCGAGATGCGCCCCGACCTGCGGATCGGCTTCTTCCTGCACATCCCGTTCCCGCCGATCGAGCTGTTCATGCAGATGCCGTTCCGGGCCGAGATCCTGCGCGGCCTGCTCGGCGCCGACCTGGTCGGCTTCCAGCAGCGGCTGGCCGCGCAGAACTTCGTCCGGCTGGCCCGGCACCTGCTCGGCCTGCGCTACGAGGGCCAGTCGATCCAGGTGGACGGGCGCAAGGTGAAAGCCGGCGCGTTCCCGATCAGCATCGACACCAAGGAGATGGAGCGGCTGGCCGCCGACCCGTCGGTGCAGGCCCGGGCCAAGCAGATCCGGGCCGAGCTCGGCGACCCGAAAACGGTCATCCTCGGCGTCGACCGGCTGGACTACACCAAGGGCATCGAGCTGCGCCTCAAGGCGTTCCGCGAGCTGCTCGCCGACGGGAAACTCAGCGTCGGCGACGCGGTGATGGTGCAGGTGGCGACGCCCAGCCGGGAGCGTGTCGAGCACTACCAGACGCTGCGGGTCAAGGTGGAGCGCGAGGTCGGCCGGATCAACGGCGAGTTCGGCAAGGTCGGCACCCCGGCCGTGCACTACCTGCATCAATCGGTCAGCAAGCAGGAACTCGCCGCGATGTACGCGGCCGCCGACGTGATGATGGTGACCCCGCTGCGGGACGGGATGAACCTGGTGGCGAAGGAGTACATCGCCTGCCGTGGCGACACCGGGGGCGCGCTGATCCTCAGCGAGTTCGCCGGCGCCGCCACGGAGCTTCGCCAGTCGTTCCTGTGCAACCCGCACGACCCGGACGGGGTGAAGGACGCGCTGCTGCGGGCGATCAACGCGGAGCCGGCCGAGCTCAAGCGCCGGATGCGGGTCATGCAGCGGCACCTGCGCACGCACGACGTCGCTCGCTGGGCCCGCACGTTCCTCGACGAGCTGGGCGTCGACGACACCGAGAAGCCGGCAGACGCGTAG
- a CDS encoding TIGR03086 family metal-binding protein, which produces MAARLPLDLDPPVRQLRALLLGVDDRELTAPTPCPGWSVATLLDHLMRLAEAFAEAARKGADTSAAGPPPAPSAAHLSPHWRSRLPILLEELATAWKDPAAWLGEARAGGVTMPARAMGTVAANELVMHGWDLARATGQDFAADPRVLTTLIDFLAAGPPGGTPGFLGPHLPIDPDEDALPRALALAGRDPAWRPPRIRDVPSAQLRRQHPPAARSA; this is translated from the coding sequence GTGGCCGCCCGTCTGCCGCTGGATCTGGACCCGCCGGTTCGTCAGCTCAGAGCACTGCTGCTGGGGGTCGACGACCGCGAGCTGACCGCTCCCACACCCTGCCCGGGCTGGTCGGTCGCGACCCTTCTCGATCATCTGATGCGGCTGGCCGAGGCGTTCGCCGAGGCCGCCCGCAAAGGCGCCGACACGTCCGCCGCCGGTCCGCCGCCGGCCCCGTCAGCGGCGCACCTGTCGCCGCACTGGCGCAGCCGCCTCCCGATCCTGCTGGAGGAGCTCGCCACCGCGTGGAAGGACCCGGCCGCGTGGCTCGGCGAGGCCCGGGCCGGCGGGGTCACCATGCCGGCCCGCGCGATGGGCACTGTCGCGGCCAACGAGCTGGTGATGCACGGCTGGGACCTGGCCCGCGCCACCGGGCAGGACTTCGCTGCCGACCCCCGTGTGCTGACCACCCTGATCGACTTCCTGGCCGCCGGCCCACCCGGCGGCACCCCGGGCTTCCTGGGCCCGCACCTCCCCATCGACCCGGACGAGGATGCCCTGCCCCGGGCCCTGGCCCTGGCCGGTCGCGACCCGGCCTGGCGTCCTCCCCGCATCCGCGACGTCCCCTCCGCCCAGCTGCGCCGACAGCACCCACCCGCCGCCCGCTCCGCCTGA
- a CDS encoding transglycosylase domain-containing protein, with product MTDRRPTVAGRVALLIRAGLIAGLVIAGLSYPFTALAGMGVKAGTDALANLPEQLTEVPAAQTSYVYAKDGKTLLTMFYEEYRRQVPLRDMSPYITQAIVASEDTRFYEHHGVDAKGVARAFVANQQAGGVSQGASTLTMQYVRMALRDSARTPKEALEATEQTATRKLREMRLAIEVEQRLSKQEILARYLNAAYFGHRAYGIYAASEVFFSKPARDLTLNEAALLAGLVKAPSAYDPATKDQEAARERRDYVIDQMRKMGSITAAQAASARKAKIKLKLSAPPNDCVSVPDEHNDWGFFCDYFKSWWREQPAFGATVLDREENLRRGGYRVITSIDPKVQAAAMKHVLAKEKRNSPFAHGEVVIQPGTGRIVSMAVNRKYSLHQDDNGKHSDHAQDSDVRGNYPNTVNPLLGGGDMAGYQAGSTFKIFTMLAALEAGLPLSTSFYSPERFVSKYITAPGPATCGTHWCPKNSSKSMTGTQTMWSGFGKSVNTYFVQLEQRVGAEKAVAMAERLGLKWRTEVDRRLATPEHASGWGAFTLGVSDATPVEIANAFATVAAEGRYCEPLPVTAIRKTDGTDAMYQGRVIAAPRCHRVFSENVARAATDAARCVTGYGAARGGCGGWATSPMVFATLGRPVAGKSGTTDNNKTAWFSGFTPQLAASAFVADPDNPEHYVGTSRSTISKYTVAETLRDALKGQPKLKFTPPSDKLVS from the coding sequence GTGACTGACCGACGCCCCACCGTAGCCGGAAGAGTCGCCCTCCTGATCCGCGCCGGGCTCATCGCGGGCCTGGTCATCGCCGGCCTCTCCTATCCCTTCACGGCCCTGGCCGGGATGGGCGTCAAGGCCGGCACCGACGCCCTGGCGAACCTGCCCGAGCAGCTCACCGAGGTGCCCGCCGCGCAGACCAGCTACGTCTACGCCAAGGACGGCAAGACGCTGCTGACCATGTTCTACGAGGAGTACCGGCGGCAGGTGCCGCTCCGGGACATGTCGCCCTACATCACCCAGGCCATCGTGGCCTCCGAGGACACCCGCTTCTACGAGCACCACGGCGTCGACGCGAAGGGGGTGGCCCGCGCCTTCGTCGCCAACCAGCAGGCCGGCGGGGTCTCCCAGGGCGCCTCGACGCTGACCATGCAGTACGTCCGGATGGCGCTGCGGGACAGCGCGCGGACGCCGAAGGAGGCCCTGGAGGCCACCGAGCAGACCGCCACCCGCAAGCTGCGGGAGATGCGGCTGGCCATCGAGGTCGAGCAGCGCCTCAGCAAACAGGAGATCCTGGCCCGCTACCTGAACGCCGCCTACTTCGGCCACCGCGCGTACGGGATCTACGCCGCCTCCGAGGTGTTCTTCTCGAAACCCGCGAGAGACCTCACGCTGAACGAGGCGGCGCTGCTGGCCGGGCTGGTCAAGGCGCCGTCGGCGTACGACCCGGCGACCAAGGACCAGGAAGCGGCCCGGGAGCGGCGCGACTACGTGATCGACCAGATGCGGAAGATGGGCTCGATCACCGCGGCGCAGGCGGCGTCCGCGCGGAAAGCCAAGATCAAGCTGAAGCTGAGCGCCCCGCCGAACGACTGCGTCTCCGTCCCGGACGAGCACAACGACTGGGGCTTCTTCTGCGACTACTTCAAGAGCTGGTGGCGGGAGCAGCCGGCGTTCGGCGCGACGGTGCTGGACCGGGAGGAGAACCTGCGGCGCGGCGGCTATCGGGTGATCACCTCGATCGACCCGAAGGTGCAGGCCGCGGCCATGAAGCACGTACTGGCCAAGGAGAAGCGCAACAGCCCGTTCGCGCACGGCGAGGTGGTGATCCAGCCGGGGACCGGGCGGATCGTCAGCATGGCGGTGAACCGCAAATACTCGCTGCACCAGGACGACAACGGCAAGCACAGCGACCACGCCCAGGACTCCGATGTCCGGGGCAACTATCCGAACACGGTGAACCCGCTGCTCGGCGGCGGCGACATGGCCGGGTACCAGGCCGGCTCCACCTTCAAGATCTTCACCATGCTGGCGGCGCTGGAGGCCGGGCTGCCGCTCTCCACGTCGTTCTACTCGCCGGAACGGTTCGTCTCGAAATACATCACCGCGCCCGGGCCGGCCACCTGCGGGACGCACTGGTGCCCGAAGAACTCCAGCAAGTCGATGACCGGCACGCAGACCATGTGGAGCGGGTTCGGCAAATCGGTGAACACCTACTTCGTGCAGCTGGAGCAGCGGGTCGGCGCGGAGAAGGCGGTGGCGATGGCCGAGCGGCTCGGGCTCAAGTGGCGTACCGAGGTGGACCGGCGGCTGGCCACGCCGGAGCACGCGTCCGGGTGGGGCGCGTTCACCCTCGGGGTCAGCGACGCCACCCCGGTGGAGATCGCCAACGCGTTCGCCACCGTCGCGGCCGAGGGCCGGTACTGCGAGCCGCTGCCGGTCACCGCGATCCGCAAGACCGACGGCACCGACGCGATGTACCAGGGCAGGGTGATCGCCGCCCCGCGCTGCCACCGCGTCTTCAGCGAGAACGTGGCCCGCGCCGCGACCGACGCGGCCCGCTGCGTCACCGGTTACGGCGCCGCCCGCGGTGGCTGCGGCGGCTGGGCCACGTCGCCGATGGTCTTCGCCACCCTGGGCCGCCCGGTGGCCGGCAAGAGCGGCACCACCGACAACAACAAGACCGCCTGGTTCAGCGGCTTCACCCCGCAGCTGGCGGCGTCAGCCTTCGTCGCCGACCCGGACAACCCGGAGCATTACGTGGGCACCAGCCGCTCCACCATCTCCAAGTACACGGTCGCGGAAACCCTCCGGGACGCCCTCAAGGGCCAGCCCAAACTCAAGTTCACCCCACCCTCCGACAAGTTGGTCTCGTAA
- a CDS encoding cobyrinate a,c-diamide synthase yields the protein MSAPSSGHGKTAIAVGLLAAMAARGVPTAGFKVGPDHTDAAYLGLAAGRPGRNLDPRLVGAQRIAPLFGHGASGAQLSVIEGAMGLFDSLTGQPEIDGTAAVAATLRAPVALVVDVAAMGHSLAALVHGFRMFDEMVHLGGVILNRVASPRHEQMLRSALDDIGMPVLGALRRGDLPNVLPSRAHGLVPVAHRTVEAGRAVRRLGEAVAESLDLDRLMALANSAPPLPGPLWTPAEAGEAAEVRPVVALAGGPGAPYTYVETAELLTAAGADVVVVDPLRDESLPPGTRALVVGSGLPEGYAEELSANRRLCADVAKFAREGWPVVAEGVALPWLGRDLDGRPMCGVLDIAGITGEQTVAGYREATAPGSSVLAPAGARITGYKQHRALVTPRAGTSPAWTWSGGNPEGFVWRQVHASQLGLHWAAAPEIAKRLVTAAIAGPAMASGTVPQMSAPQMPGSHPAPQMSGPQMPGQQMSGAHPGPPMPGPVPRVSEGLAQPVPMPMSASLPGPAQGGPGQTGPVPGTPGPGPVPPAEFGPGSGHAGEYGPGPIPAGDFAQDGPHGEYGHDRPHGEYVQDGPHGQYVQDGPHGEFVRDVPHGEFAQGAPHGDFGQDVPPPNGPVPGMAPAHGPGVGPMNGPIPGTGPANGPVQGMAGANGPIPPRPGSGMPNAGPAHGHPGPGSSHGPEGTPDNRPTTDIPIPS from the coding sequence GTGAGTGCGCCGTCATCCGGCCACGGCAAGACCGCGATAGCCGTCGGGCTGCTCGCCGCGATGGCAGCCCGTGGCGTCCCCACGGCGGGGTTCAAGGTCGGCCCGGATCACACCGACGCGGCGTACCTCGGATTGGCGGCCGGACGCCCGGGCCGCAACCTGGACCCGCGCCTGGTCGGCGCGCAGCGCATCGCGCCGCTGTTCGGGCACGGCGCGTCCGGCGCCCAGCTCTCCGTGATCGAGGGCGCGATGGGCCTGTTCGACAGCCTCACCGGCCAGCCGGAGATCGACGGCACCGCTGCCGTCGCGGCCACCCTGCGCGCCCCCGTCGCCCTGGTCGTGGACGTGGCGGCGATGGGTCACTCGCTGGCCGCGCTGGTTCACGGGTTCCGGATGTTCGACGAGATGGTGCACCTCGGCGGCGTGATCCTGAACCGGGTCGCCTCGCCCCGGCACGAGCAGATGCTGCGCAGCGCCCTGGACGACATCGGCATGCCGGTGCTCGGCGCGCTGCGCCGCGGTGACCTGCCCAACGTGCTGCCGTCCCGGGCGCACGGCCTGGTCCCGGTGGCGCACCGGACCGTCGAGGCCGGCCGCGCGGTCCGCCGGCTGGGCGAGGCGGTCGCCGAGTCCCTCGACCTCGACCGGCTGATGGCGCTGGCCAACTCGGCGCCGCCGCTGCCCGGCCCGCTCTGGACGCCGGCCGAGGCCGGCGAGGCCGCCGAGGTCCGCCCGGTGGTCGCGCTCGCCGGTGGTCCGGGAGCGCCTTACACGTACGTCGAGACCGCCGAACTGCTCACCGCCGCGGGAGCCGACGTCGTGGTGGTCGACCCGCTCCGGGACGAGTCGCTGCCGCCGGGCACCCGGGCCCTGGTCGTCGGCTCCGGCCTGCCCGAGGGGTACGCCGAGGAGCTCTCCGCCAACCGGCGGCTCTGCGCCGACGTGGCGAAGTTCGCCCGGGAGGGCTGGCCGGTGGTGGCCGAGGGGGTGGCCCTGCCCTGGCTGGGCCGCGACCTGGACGGCCGGCCGATGTGCGGGGTGCTGGACATCGCCGGGATCACCGGGGAGCAGACGGTCGCCGGGTACCGGGAGGCGACCGCGCCGGGCAGCTCGGTGCTGGCCCCGGCCGGCGCCCGGATCACCGGGTACAAGCAGCACCGCGCCCTGGTGACCCCGCGGGCCGGCACCTCGCCGGCCTGGACCTGGTCGGGCGGGAACCCGGAGGGCTTCGTCTGGCGGCAGGTGCACGCGTCCCAGTTGGGCCTGCACTGGGCGGCCGCGCCGGAAATCGCGAAGCGCCTGGTCACGGCGGCGATCGCCGGACCGGCGATGGCATCCGGCACGGTCCCGCAGATGTCCGCTCCGCAGATGCCGGGTTCGCATCCGGCGCCGCAGATGTCCGGCCCGCAGATGCCGGGCCAGCAGATGTCCGGCGCGCACCCGGGGCCGCCGATGCCCGGGCCCGTGCCGCGGGTCAGCGAGGGGCTCGCCCAGCCGGTCCCGATGCCGATGAGCGCGTCCCTGCCCGGCCCGGCGCAGGGTGGTCCGGGACAGACCGGTCCGGTGCCGGGCACCCCCGGGCCGGGTCCGGTTCCGCCGGCCGAGTTCGGTCCCGGCTCCGGCCACGCGGGGGAGTACGGGCCCGGTCCGATTCCGGCCGGTGATTTCGCCCAGGATGGGCCGCACGGTGAGTACGGCCACGACCGGCCGCACGGTGAGTACGTCCAGGATGGGCCGCACGGCCAGTATGTCCAGGATGGGCCGCACGGCGAGTTCGTCCGGGATGTACCGCATGGTGAGTTCGCCCAGGGCGCGCCGCACGGCGACTTCGGCCAGGATGTGCCGCCGCCGAATGGTCCGGTACCGGGGATGGCGCCGGCGCATGGCCCCGGGGTGGGACCGATGAACGGTCCGATTCCGGGGACGGGCCCGGCGAACGGTCCGGTGCAGGGGATGGCCGGGGCCAACGGGCCGATTCCGCCGCGTCCCGGGTCCGGGATGCCCAATGCGGGCCCGGCGCACGGGCATCCAGGGCCCGGCTCCTCCCACGGTCCGGAGGGGACACCTGACAACCGGCCGACCACGGACATCCCGATTCCGTCCTGA
- the cobT gene encoding nicotinate-nucleotide--dimethylbenzimidazole phosphoribosyltransferase — protein sequence MTLETTLAAIRPADEQAMAAARELQARLTKPAGSLGQLEELSVRLAGLAGVCPPPLPAPATVAVFAGDHGVHAQGVTPWPQEVTAQMVANFVAGGAVVNAFARQAGADVLVVDAGVAIPLHGGPTLLEANVRRGTRDMTVEPALTREEALAAVELGVAVAGQLVAAGAKCLLTGDMGIANTTPAAALIAVFTGSDPATVTGRGTGIDDAMLAHKTEVIAAALARHTPVAADPLGVLATVGGLEHAALAGFILGAAANRVPVVVDGVIAASAALAAAAFAPDAVAAMVAGHRSAEPGATVALAHLGLEPLLDLGMRLGEGSGAVLALPIVAAAIRVLHEVATFDAAGVSEK from the coding sequence GTGACCCTGGAGACCACCCTGGCAGCCATCCGCCCGGCCGACGAGCAGGCCATGGCGGCCGCCCGCGAGCTGCAGGCCCGGCTGACCAAACCGGCCGGTTCGCTCGGACAGCTGGAGGAGCTGTCGGTGCGCCTGGCCGGGCTGGCCGGGGTCTGCCCGCCGCCGCTGCCCGCCCCGGCCACCGTCGCGGTCTTCGCCGGTGACCACGGCGTGCACGCCCAGGGCGTCACCCCGTGGCCGCAGGAGGTCACCGCCCAGATGGTGGCGAACTTCGTGGCCGGCGGCGCGGTGGTCAACGCGTTCGCCCGGCAGGCCGGCGCCGACGTGCTGGTGGTCGACGCCGGGGTGGCGATCCCGCTGCACGGCGGGCCGACCCTGCTGGAGGCGAACGTCCGCCGCGGCACCCGGGACATGACCGTCGAGCCGGCGCTGACCCGCGAGGAGGCGCTCGCCGCCGTCGAACTGGGCGTCGCGGTCGCCGGCCAGCTCGTCGCCGCGGGCGCGAAATGCCTGCTCACCGGGGACATGGGGATCGCCAACACGACTCCGGCCGCAGCGCTGATCGCGGTCTTCACCGGCAGTGACCCGGCCACCGTGACCGGGCGGGGGACCGGCATCGACGACGCCATGCTGGCGCACAAGACCGAGGTGATCGCGGCGGCGCTGGCCCGGCACACACCGGTCGCGGCCGACCCGCTCGGCGTGCTGGCCACCGTCGGCGGCCTGGAGCACGCCGCGCTGGCCGGTTTCATCCTGGGCGCCGCCGCGAACCGGGTGCCGGTGGTCGTGGACGGCGTGATCGCCGCCTCGGCCGCCCTGGCCGCCGCCGCGTTCGCCCCGGACGCCGTCGCCGCGATGGTCGCCGGGCACCGCTCGGCCGAGCCGGGTGCCACCGTCGCGCTCGCCCACCTGGGCCTGGAACCGCTGCTCGACCTCGGGATGCGCCTCGGCGAGGGCAGCGGCGCGGTGCTGGCGCTGCCGATCGTCGCGGCAGCGATCCGGGTCCTGCACGAGGTGGCGACGTTCGACGCGGCGGGAGTGTCCGAGAAATGA
- the cobC gene encoding Rv2231c family pyridoxal phosphate-dependent protein CobC, producing MTFDLDHHGDAEVEAGLIDLAVNVRHQAMPAWLADPIAASLSRLAAYPDATEATAAVAARHRRDPAEVLLTAGAAEGFVLLAQALRGARRPVVVHPQFTEPEAALRNAGHRIERVLLPEADGFRLDPALVPDDADLVFVGNPTNPTSVLHPAEDLAKLARPGRVLVVDEAFADTTYRKGCPGEPESLAARGDLPGLVVVRSLTKTWGLAGLRIGYLLGPAEVLARLVAVQPLWAVSTPALAAATACASPVAIAAEREIAAELAAERAHLVERLREVPNVTVAGTPASAFVSVRTPGADQIRVELRKRGYAVRRGDTFPGLGPDWLRFAVRDTATTDRFVQTLREVLDERPEE from the coding sequence ATGACGTTCGATCTCGATCATCACGGCGACGCCGAGGTGGAGGCGGGCCTGATCGATCTCGCGGTCAACGTGCGGCACCAGGCGATGCCCGCCTGGCTCGCGGACCCGATCGCGGCCTCGCTGAGCCGGCTCGCCGCCTATCCCGACGCCACCGAGGCGACCGCCGCGGTCGCCGCCCGCCATCGCCGGGACCCGGCCGAGGTGCTGCTCACGGCCGGTGCCGCGGAGGGGTTCGTGCTGCTCGCCCAGGCGCTGCGCGGCGCCCGCCGGCCGGTCGTGGTGCATCCCCAGTTCACCGAGCCGGAGGCCGCGCTGCGCAACGCCGGGCACCGGATCGAGCGGGTGCTGCTGCCCGAGGCGGACGGTTTCCGGCTGGACCCGGCGCTGGTGCCCGACGACGCGGACCTGGTCTTCGTGGGCAACCCGACGAACCCGACGTCGGTCCTGCACCCCGCCGAGGACCTGGCGAAACTGGCTCGCCCCGGGCGGGTGCTGGTGGTCGACGAGGCGTTCGCCGACACCACGTACCGGAAAGGGTGTCCGGGCGAACCGGAATCCCTGGCCGCGCGCGGCGACCTGCCCGGCCTGGTCGTCGTGCGCAGCCTGACCAAGACCTGGGGCCTGGCCGGCCTGCGGATCGGCTACCTGCTCGGCCCGGCCGAGGTGCTGGCCCGGCTGGTCGCGGTCCAGCCGCTCTGGGCGGTCTCGACGCCGGCGCTGGCCGCGGCGACGGCGTGCGCGTCGCCGGTCGCGATCGCCGCCGAGCGCGAGATCGCCGCCGAACTCGCCGCCGAACGCGCCCACCTGGTGGAACGTCTGCGGGAGGTGCCGAACGTCACGGTCGCCGGCACCCCGGCGTCCGCTTTTGTTTCGGTACGCACGCCGGGTGCTGATCAGATCCGCGTCGAGCTGCGCAAACGCGGCTACGCGGTGCGCCGTGGCGACACCTTCCCGGGTCTGGGTCCCGACTGGCTCCGGTTTGCGGTGCGCGACACTGCCACCACGGACCGATTCGTGCAGACTCTGCGGGAAGTCCTCGATGAACGACCCGAGGAGTGA
- a CDS encoding SURF1 family cytochrome oxidase biogenesis protein, with protein MYRFLLTPRWLGAAVLAVVASVIMVLLGNWQLHRYHERHEINMRIDAADSVQAVPLTSVLAAPTAPGTAGASPGKSLAWTKVTVTGRYDPAHEIQARGRTVNGEVGFEILTPLVLADGAAVLIDRGWVPPAADGALAGPQAPAAPAGEVTVVGKVHLSESRPAPVERRDGRLDTRRLNLPRLAGELPFPVYGAYVLVTSQTPANDPAFVPVPIEHEDAWQNGGYAVQWWLFSVMALLLYGYQARREAHGANTPPGERAAPDGPTERPRDRVAAADQRKAAKQPVDRVDEADRRLAAQNGAD; from the coding sequence GTGTACCGGTTCCTGCTTACCCCGCGCTGGCTGGGCGCCGCCGTCCTGGCCGTGGTCGCCTCAGTGATCATGGTGCTGCTCGGCAACTGGCAGCTCCACCGGTACCACGAGCGCCACGAGATCAATATGAGGATCGATGCCGCGGATTCCGTCCAGGCCGTTCCGCTGACCTCGGTCCTGGCCGCGCCGACCGCCCCGGGCACCGCCGGCGCCTCCCCCGGCAAGTCGCTGGCCTGGACAAAGGTCACCGTCACCGGGCGCTACGACCCGGCTCACGAGATCCAGGCCCGGGGTCGCACGGTGAACGGCGAGGTGGGTTTCGAGATTCTCACGCCGCTGGTGCTGGCCGACGGCGCGGCGGTGCTGATCGACCGGGGCTGGGTGCCACCGGCGGCGGATGGTGCACTGGCCGGCCCGCAGGCTCCGGCCGCCCCGGCCGGTGAGGTGACAGTGGTCGGCAAGGTTCACCTGTCGGAAAGCCGACCTGCCCCGGTCGAGCGACGGGACGGCCGGCTGGACACCCGGCGGCTGAACCTGCCCCGGCTCGCCGGCGAGCTGCCCTTCCCGGTCTATGGGGCGTATGTGCTCGTCACCTCGCAGACCCCGGCCAACGATCCGGCCTTCGTCCCGGTGCCGATCGAGCACGAGGACGCCTGGCAGAACGGCGGGTACGCGGTCCAGTGGTGGCTGTTCTCGGTGATGGCCCTGCTGCTCTACGGCTACCAGGCCCGCCGGGAGGCGCACGGCGCGAACACCCCGCCGGGCGAGCGGGCCGCCCCGGACGGCCCCACCGAGCGTCCGCGCGACCGGGTGGCCGCCGCCGACCAGCGCAAGGCCGCGAAACAGCCGGTGGACCGGGTCGACGAGGCCGACCGCAGGCTCGCGGCGCAGAACGGCGCGGATTAA
- the cobA gene encoding uroporphyrinogen-III C-methyltransferase, whose protein sequence is MSLYPLALRLDGRRVLVVGGGTVATRRVPALIAAGARVEIVAPELTPALRAYVDASRATWTPRRFEPADVQGAWLVHVAIDDPRAAAEVSAAAEDHHIFCVRADDRDAATAWTPAVTRHGQVTVAVTDGGDRRRAMAVRDLVAHALEAAPPAAPELKGVALVGAGPGDPELITVKGRRLLAAADVVVADRLVPGMLLGELRPEVELIDAAKIPYGPSAAQEEINRILVDRALQGRFVVRLKGGDNFVFGRGGEEALACAEAGVPVLVVPGVTSSIAAPALAGIPVTHRGVAHEFTVVSGHIPPDHPDSLVDWPALARLRGTLVVLMGLKNLPKIAERLLAEGRDTDTPVAVIQEGSTAHQRSLRSTLGAVAGEVAAAGIRPPAVVVIGEVVAATSAFTPAG, encoded by the coding sequence ATGAGCCTGTACCCCCTCGCCCTGCGCCTCGACGGCCGCCGCGTGCTGGTCGTCGGCGGCGGCACGGTGGCCACCCGCCGGGTGCCCGCGCTGATCGCGGCCGGTGCCCGGGTGGAGATCGTCGCTCCCGAGCTGACCCCCGCGCTGCGGGCGTACGTCGACGCGAGCCGGGCGACCTGGACGCCGCGGCGCTTCGAGCCGGCCGATGTCCAGGGCGCCTGGCTGGTGCACGTGGCCATCGACGACCCGCGGGCCGCTGCCGAGGTCAGCGCGGCCGCCGAGGATCACCACATCTTTTGCGTACGGGCGGATGACCGCGATGCCGCCACCGCGTGGACGCCGGCTGTCACCCGGCACGGGCAGGTGACCGTCGCGGTGACCGACGGCGGTGACCGCCGCCGGGCCATGGCGGTCCGTGACCTGGTCGCGCACGCGCTCGAGGCGGCGCCGCCGGCCGCACCCGAGCTGAAGGGCGTGGCGCTGGTCGGGGCCGGCCCGGGCGACCCGGAGCTGATCACCGTGAAGGGCCGCCGGCTGCTCGCCGCCGCCGACGTGGTGGTCGCCGACCGGCTGGTGCCCGGCATGCTCCTCGGTGAGCTGCGCCCGGAGGTCGAGCTGATCGACGCCGCGAAGATCCCGTACGGGCCGTCGGCCGCCCAGGAGGAGATCAACCGGATCCTGGTGGACCGGGCGCTGCAGGGCCGGTTCGTGGTGCGGCTCAAGGGCGGCGACAACTTCGTCTTCGGCCGCGGCGGCGAGGAGGCCCTGGCCTGCGCCGAGGCCGGCGTCCCGGTGCTGGTGGTACCCGGGGTGACCAGCTCGATCGCGGCGCCCGCGCTGGCCGGCATCCCGGTCACCCACCGCGGGGTGGCGCACGAGTTCACGGTGGTCTCCGGGCACATCCCGCCGGACCACCCGGACTCGCTGGTCGACTGGCCGGCGCTGGCCCGGCTGCGCGGCACCCTGGTGGTGCTGATGGGCCTGAAGAACCTGCCGAAGATCGCGGAACGGCTGCTCGCCGAGGGCCGGGACACGGACACGCCGGTCGCGGTGATCCAGGAGGGCTCCACGGCGCACCAGCGGTCGTTGCGCAGCACGCTCGGCGCGGTCGCCGGCGAGGTGGCGGCCGCCGGGATCCGCCCGCCGGCAGTGGTGGTGATCGGCGAGGTGGTCGCCGCCACCAGCGCGTTCACCCCGGCCGGCTGA